In one Corallococcus sp. EGB genomic region, the following are encoded:
- a CDS encoding SRPBCC family protein, translating to MWIAGVLGSLVGLIGIVAVVGMALPREHVATRSIVLKQRPGEVWPVVADIAEWPSWNKNLKRVERLADREGRTVYLVEDSNGALPSEVLQVTPPPGAMLVTRIADPDLPFGGTWTWTVAPEGEGCRVSITENGSVSNPVFRFVSRFVMGHHRNMDSYLKELGRRFGEAVQPA from the coding sequence ATGTGGATTGCTGGCGTGCTGGGCTCGCTGGTGGGCCTGATTGGCATCGTGGCTGTCGTTGGAATGGCCTTGCCTCGCGAACATGTCGCTACGCGGAGCATCGTCCTGAAGCAGCGGCCGGGTGAGGTGTGGCCGGTGGTCGCGGACATCGCGGAGTGGCCCTCCTGGAACAAGAATCTCAAGCGCGTGGAGCGGCTGGCGGACAGGGAGGGCCGGACGGTCTATCTGGTGGAGGACTCGAACGGCGCGCTGCCCTCCGAGGTGCTGCAGGTGACCCCTCCGCCGGGCGCGATGCTGGTGACGCGCATCGCGGACCCCGACCTGCCCTTCGGAGGGACGTGGACGTGGACGGTGGCCCCCGAAGGGGAGGGCTGTCGCGTGTCCATCACGGAGAATGGTTCGGTGTCCAACCCCGTCTTCCGCTTCGTGTCACGCTTCGTGATGGGGCATCACCGCAACATGGATTCGTACCTGAAGGAGCTGGGCCGCAGGTTTGGTGAGGCCGTGCAGCCCGCTTGA
- a CDS encoding DUF3052 family protein → MSFRGDVRFNIPVKSVLKVHVVAGALKVTTAEGVASLELGQELAEKWAHKLLNPRSLLDKLGVKAGQKVCTLGVKDAAFREELTAKLGAAPSNRVLKDSDLLFFAVETAEDLERLTALQQGIKRDGAIWIIRPKGKASRLSDGEVLRAAKASGLTVVKVAKFSETYTAEKLVIPVAQR, encoded by the coding sequence TTGAGCTTCAGGGGCGACGTGCGTTTCAACATCCCCGTGAAGAGCGTGCTCAAGGTGCACGTGGTCGCGGGGGCGTTGAAGGTGACCACGGCCGAGGGCGTGGCGAGTCTCGAGCTGGGGCAGGAGCTGGCGGAGAAGTGGGCCCACAAGCTGCTCAATCCCCGGAGCCTCCTGGACAAACTGGGGGTCAAGGCCGGGCAGAAGGTCTGCACGCTGGGGGTGAAGGACGCGGCCTTCCGGGAGGAGTTGACGGCGAAGCTGGGGGCTGCCCCGTCCAACCGGGTGCTCAAGGACAGCGACCTGCTCTTCTTCGCGGTGGAGACCGCGGAGGACCTGGAGCGGCTGACGGCGCTTCAGCAGGGCATCAAGCGCGACGGAGCCATCTGGATCATCCGGCCCAAGGGCAAGGCGTCCCGGTTGTCCGACGGGGAGGTCCTCCGCGCCGCCAAGGCCAGCGGGCTCACCGTGGTGAAGGTGGCGAAGTTCTCCGAGACGTACACGGCGGAGAAGCTCGTCATCCCCGTGGCCCAGCGGTAG
- a CDS encoding general secretion pathway protein GspE has protein sequence MAPPSRNRIADILVKARVIDELQLRSALASLDQWGGRVSRVVADLGLASEETITQAICQGLGMPRVQLGNLTKDPAALARVDVGLAEQKGIFPVQLKDNGKTLVLAMSDPTDLATLDQVAARSRARVVPMVAGDREIEHAILRHYRGQEPVEKKRFKPDTAKQQDAGELPEEEEFKVVDMSGKTVVKRISDIVDPNAAPPPAAAPAPAARAAPAPAAASSSAADILDEILAGGTPTSEWTEEDLARLQTVQQNQEKSSKILRALLELVFEKGQVQQRELAARMRL, from the coding sequence ATGGCTCCCCCTTCCCGGAATCGCATCGCGGACATCCTCGTCAAGGCGCGCGTCATCGACGAGTTGCAGCTACGCAGCGCGCTCGCGTCGTTGGACCAGTGGGGCGGACGCGTGTCCCGCGTCGTCGCGGACCTGGGGCTGGCGTCCGAGGAGACCATCACCCAGGCCATCTGCCAGGGCCTGGGAATGCCGCGCGTGCAGCTGGGCAACCTGACCAAGGACCCGGCCGCGCTCGCGCGCGTGGACGTGGGCCTGGCGGAGCAGAAGGGCATCTTCCCCGTGCAGCTGAAGGACAACGGGAAGACGCTGGTCCTGGCGATGTCCGACCCCACGGACCTGGCCACGCTGGACCAGGTCGCGGCGCGCAGCCGCGCCCGTGTGGTCCCCATGGTGGCGGGCGACCGAGAAATCGAGCACGCCATCCTGCGCCACTACCGGGGCCAGGAGCCGGTGGAGAAGAAGCGCTTCAAGCCCGACACGGCGAAGCAGCAGGACGCGGGCGAGCTCCCCGAGGAGGAGGAGTTCAAGGTCGTGGACATGAGCGGCAAGACGGTCGTCAAGCGCATCAGCGACATCGTCGACCCGAACGCCGCCCCGCCTCCCGCCGCCGCCCCGGCTCCCGCCGCGCGCGCCGCCCCCGCGCCCGCCGCCGCGAGCTCCAGCGCCGCGGACATCCTGGATGAAATCCTCGCGGGCGGCACGCCCACCAGCGAGTGGACGGAGGAGGACCTGGCCCGCCTGCAGACGGTGCAGCAGAACCAGGAGAAGAGCTCGAAAATCCTCCGCGCCCTGCTGGAGCTCGTCTTCGAGAAGGGCCAGGTGCAGCAGCGCGAGCTGGCCGCGCGCATGCGCCTCTGA
- a CDS encoding CPXCG motif-containing cysteine-rich protein: MQPFADAATQLCPYCGEEVEVDVDSLGASSESYVEDCPVCCRPWQVRVTRDEDGALVTLGRDDD, encoded by the coding sequence ATGCAGCCGTTCGCGGACGCCGCCACCCAGCTGTGCCCCTATTGCGGTGAAGAGGTCGAAGTCGACGTGGACTCGCTGGGCGCCTCCTCCGAGTCCTACGTGGAGGACTGCCCCGTCTGCTGCCGGCCCTGGCAGGTGCGCGTCACCCGGGACGAGGACGGCGCCCTCGTCACGCTCGGCCGCGACGACGACTGA
- a CDS encoding Hsp20/alpha crystallin family protein, giving the protein MLNARHPFNNAAITHPLLRDFDFLFRELASPGVRNDAERTVTPAADIVEAESGITLRVDLPGHDAKAIQVKVEDGVLTVRSERKEETLPEGSTLRRQERASGVYARQFRLPETVDAARVEARYDNGVLTLTLPRREETKPRVVEVKVQG; this is encoded by the coding sequence ATGCTGAACGCTCGCCATCCCTTCAACAACGCCGCCATCACCCACCCGCTGCTGCGCGACTTCGACTTCCTCTTCCGCGAGCTGGCCTCGCCGGGCGTCCGCAACGACGCCGAGCGCACCGTCACGCCCGCGGCGGACATCGTGGAGGCCGAGTCCGGCATCACGCTGCGCGTGGACCTGCCGGGCCATGACGCCAAGGCCATCCAGGTGAAGGTGGAAGACGGCGTGCTGACCGTTCGCTCCGAGCGCAAGGAGGAGACGCTGCCGGAGGGCAGCACCCTGCGCCGCCAGGAGCGCGCCTCGGGCGTGTACGCACGCCAGTTCCGCCTGCCGGAGACGGTGGACGCGGCCCGCGTGGAGGCCCGCTACGACAATGGCGTGCTCACCCTCACCCTGCCGCGCCGCGAGGAGACCAAGCCCCGCGTCGTCGAGGTGAAGGTCCAGGGTTGA
- a CDS encoding response regulator, with product MASGTMQSEGSTAMTDQLYTTHDISRLLQVDPSTVSKWIDRGILMAFRTPGGHRRVRSTDLRTFLVTHQMPVPEELGSSTVRLLVVDDERPVLDAIKRAFKPHANQVELQTTTSGVEALLLVSEQKPHGMIIDLNMPDIDGIEVCKRIRARKQMEGVRLITMTSNHTPDVVEQSKQAGAVACLAKPLDVTQVMELFRVPLALNTSAARK from the coding sequence ATGGCTAGTGGAACGATGCAGTCCGAGGGGAGTACGGCGATGACGGACCAGCTCTACACGACGCACGACATCAGTCGGTTGCTTCAGGTGGACCCGTCGACGGTGAGCAAGTGGATTGACCGCGGCATCCTGATGGCCTTCCGGACTCCGGGTGGCCACCGCCGGGTGCGTTCGACGGACCTGCGCACCTTCCTGGTCACCCACCAGATGCCCGTGCCCGAGGAGCTGGGCAGCAGCACGGTGCGCCTGCTGGTCGTGGACGACGAGCGCCCGGTGCTGGACGCCATCAAGCGCGCGTTCAAGCCGCACGCGAACCAGGTGGAGCTCCAGACGACCACGAGCGGCGTGGAGGCGCTGCTGCTGGTGTCGGAGCAGAAGCCGCACGGGATGATCATCGACCTCAACATGCCGGACATCGACGGCATCGAGGTCTGCAAGCGCATCCGCGCGCGCAAGCAGATGGAGGGCGTGCGCCTCATCACCATGACGAGCAATCACACGCCCGACGTCGTGGAGCAGTCCAAGCAGGCCGGCGCGGTGGCGTGCCTGGCCAAGCCGCTGGACGTCACGCAGGTGATGGAGCTGTTCCGGGTGCCGCTGGCGCTCAACACCAGCGCTGCTCGCAAGTAA
- a CDS encoding HAD family hydrolase yields the protein MQTEAPSKPGKEELTSRASRVRLLVFDVDGVLTDGALYYGDNGEVMKRFNVKDGHALVMARLVGLPAAILTARSSRIVEARGRELGLAAIFQGRKEKGPALLELLDQLQIPANQCAYMGDDLNDLDPLSLSGLSACPADAVPEVRQEADFVTQNVGGHGAARELVELCLRASGRWEDAVGLMRTTGKRSTS from the coding sequence ATGCAGACGGAAGCGCCTTCCAAGCCGGGCAAGGAAGAGCTGACGTCCCGTGCGTCGCGCGTGCGGCTGCTCGTGTTCGACGTGGATGGCGTCCTCACCGACGGCGCCCTGTACTACGGCGACAACGGCGAGGTGATGAAGCGCTTCAACGTGAAGGACGGCCATGCGCTCGTCATGGCCCGGCTGGTGGGCCTGCCCGCCGCCATCCTCACCGCGCGCTCGTCCCGCATCGTGGAGGCCCGAGGCCGAGAATTGGGCCTCGCCGCCATCTTCCAGGGCCGCAAGGAGAAGGGTCCCGCACTCCTTGAATTGCTTGATCAGCTCCAAATACCCGCGAACCAGTGCGCGTACATGGGAGACGACCTCAATGACCTGGACCCCCTGTCGCTCTCAGGGCTTTCCGCCTGTCCCGCGGATGCCGTTCCAGAGGTGCGCCAGGAAGCGGACTTCGTTACCCAGAACGTGGGCGGTCACGGAGCCGCCCGGGAGCTCGTGGAGCTGTGCCTCCGTGCCAGTGGTCGTTGGGAAGACGCCGTCGGACTGATGAGAACCACAGGGAAACGCAGCACTTCGTAG
- the kdsA gene encoding 3-deoxy-8-phosphooctulonate synthase, with amino-acid sequence MSNTPSIELCGHKVGPGQRLFVIAGPDSIESEEMALRHAHLLKGITTRLGVPYAFKCSYDKANRTSGKSFRGPGLKEGLRILDRVRREVGVPVLTDVHETSHVGPAAEVVDIIQIPAFLCRQTDLVEAVARSGKGVNLKKGQFVAPKDIVHSARKAVEAGNPNVLVTERGSSFGYNNLVVDMRGFAQMREAGLVVCMDATHAVQLPSSSDGKTGGERKFVSLLARSAAAAGIDALFTEVHEDPDRALCDGPCSLNPQMFEDVVRDVLSIRRALGHEAS; translated from the coding sequence ATGAGCAACACCCCCTCCATCGAGCTGTGCGGCCACAAGGTCGGCCCCGGCCAGCGCCTCTTCGTCATCGCCGGCCCGGACAGCATCGAGTCCGAGGAGATGGCCCTGCGCCACGCCCACCTCCTCAAGGGCATCACCACCCGGCTGGGCGTCCCGTATGCCTTCAAATGTTCCTATGACAAGGCCAACCGGACCAGCGGCAAGTCCTTCCGTGGGCCGGGTTTGAAGGAAGGTCTGAGAATCCTGGACCGCGTGCGACGGGAGGTGGGAGTGCCCGTTCTCACGGACGTCCACGAAACCAGCCACGTCGGGCCTGCCGCTGAAGTCGTGGATATCATCCAGATACCGGCGTTCCTGTGCCGGCAGACGGACCTCGTGGAGGCGGTGGCCCGCTCGGGCAAGGGGGTGAACTTGAAGAAGGGACAGTTCGTGGCCCCCAAGGACATCGTCCACTCGGCGCGCAAGGCCGTGGAGGCGGGCAACCCCAACGTGCTCGTCACCGAGCGGGGCTCCTCCTTCGGCTACAACAACCTCGTCGTGGACATGCGCGGCTTCGCCCAGATGCGCGAGGCCGGCCTCGTGGTCTGCATGGACGCGACCCACGCGGTCCAGCTCCCCTCCTCCAGCGACGGAAAGACGGGCGGTGAGCGGAAGTTCGTCTCGCTGCTCGCCCGCAGCGCCGCCGCCGCCGGGATTGACGCTTTATTCACAGAAGTCCACGAAGACCCCGATCGTGCCCTGTGTGACGGTCCGTGCTCGCTCAATCCACAGATGTTCGAGGACGTGGTACGAGATGTGCTCAGCATCCGCCGCGCGCTGGGTCACGAAGCCAGTTGA
- a CDS encoding CTP synthase has product MRSKKTKFIFVTGGVVSSLGKGLASASIGALLENRGLDITLIKLDPYINVDPGTMSPFQHGEVFVTEDGGETDMDLGHYERFTHARMSRLNNFTSGRIYNAVITKERRGEYLGKTVQVIPHITDEIKASIRQASQDVDVVIVEVGGTVGDIESLPFLEAIRQMRYDVGSQNAVYIHLTLLPYIGAAGEVKTKPTQHSVMKLREIGIQPDFLLCRTDREISRELKDKIAMFCNVDNGNVFTSPDVRSIYELPLELHRQGLDERLAEVLNIWSRAPHLEKWETITRKIYEPARGEVTVAIVGKYVNLTESYKSLNESLLHGGIANDVRVKLRFVDSQDVEAQGPEKTLAGVDAVLVPGGFGVRGTEGKIAAVRYARENKLPFFGICLGLQMAVVEFSRTVLGLKGANSLEFDEHTAHPVVTLMESQVKVQDKGGTMRLGSYACALKPGTVAHRLYGQDSIQERHRHRYEVNNAYRGRLQEAGLVISGHNPELNLVEMIELTDHPYFVGCQFHPEFKSKPFAPHPLFSGFIGAALAQRDATRSQGPVRS; this is encoded by the coding sequence ATGCGCTCCAAGAAAACCAAGTTCATCTTCGTGACGGGCGGCGTGGTCAGCTCGCTGGGGAAGGGACTGGCCTCCGCATCCATTGGCGCCCTCCTCGAGAACCGCGGGCTGGACATCACGCTCATCAAGCTGGATCCGTACATCAACGTGGATCCGGGCACGATGAGCCCCTTCCAGCACGGCGAGGTCTTCGTCACCGAGGACGGTGGCGAGACCGACATGGACCTGGGCCACTACGAGCGGTTCACCCACGCGAGGATGAGCCGCCTCAACAACTTCACCTCCGGCCGCATCTACAACGCGGTCATCACCAAGGAACGCCGCGGCGAGTACCTGGGCAAGACCGTCCAGGTGATTCCGCACATCACGGATGAGATCAAGGCCAGCATCCGCCAGGCCTCCCAGGACGTGGACGTCGTCATCGTGGAGGTCGGCGGGACGGTGGGCGACATCGAGTCGCTGCCCTTCCTCGAGGCCATCCGCCAGATGCGCTACGACGTGGGCAGCCAGAACGCCGTCTACATCCACCTGACGCTGCTGCCGTACATCGGCGCCGCGGGTGAGGTGAAGACCAAGCCCACGCAGCACTCGGTGATGAAGCTGCGCGAGATTGGCATCCAGCCGGACTTCCTCCTGTGCCGCACCGACCGGGAGATCTCGCGCGAGCTGAAGGACAAGATCGCCATGTTCTGCAACGTGGACAACGGCAACGTGTTCACGTCCCCGGACGTGCGCAGCATCTACGAGCTGCCCCTGGAGCTGCACCGCCAGGGCCTGGATGAGCGGCTCGCGGAGGTGCTCAACATCTGGAGCCGCGCGCCCCACCTGGAGAAGTGGGAGACCATCACCCGGAAGATCTACGAGCCCGCGCGCGGCGAGGTCACCGTCGCCATCGTGGGCAAGTACGTGAACCTCACGGAGAGCTACAAGAGCCTCAACGAGTCCCTGCTCCACGGCGGCATCGCCAACGACGTGCGCGTGAAGCTGCGCTTCGTGGACAGCCAGGACGTGGAGGCGCAGGGGCCGGAGAAGACGCTCGCGGGCGTGGACGCGGTGCTCGTGCCCGGCGGCTTCGGCGTGCGCGGCACGGAGGGGAAGATCGCCGCGGTCCGCTACGCGCGTGAGAACAAGCTCCCCTTCTTCGGCATCTGCCTGGGCCTCCAGATGGCCGTGGTGGAGTTCAGCCGCACCGTGCTGGGCCTCAAGGGCGCCAACAGCCTGGAGTTCGACGAGCACACCGCCCACCCGGTGGTGACGCTCATGGAGAGCCAGGTGAAGGTGCAGGACAAGGGAGGCACCATGCGCCTGGGCAGCTACGCGTGCGCCCTCAAGCCCGGCACCGTCGCGCACAGGCTCTACGGCCAGGACTCCATCCAGGAGCGCCACCGCCACCGCTACGAGGTCAACAACGCCTACCGCGGCCGCCTCCAGGAGGCCGGGCTCGTCATCTCCGGCCACAACCCGGAGCTGAACCTGGTGGAGATGATCGAACTGACGGACCACCCGTACTTCGTCGGCTGCCAGTTCCACCCCGAGTTCAAGAGCAAGCCCTTCGCCCCCCACCCCCTCTTCTCCGGCTTCATCGGCGCGGCGCTCGCCCAGCGGGACGCCACCCGGAGCCAGGGCCCGGTGCGTTCATGA